In the genome of Dolichospermum flos-aquae CCAP 1403/13F, one region contains:
- a CDS encoding IS1634 family transposase, translating into MEIQNIDHLGIVAGIIDSIGIVEIINELIGVEKDEKVNAGQVVKAMIINGLGFVSKPLYMFPKYFETIACEHLIGAGVKPEYLNDDKLGRVMDKLFIKGLDTIFFIIALKAAQKFGVSLSTSHLDSSSMHVHGQYNTSLPFVIFESQKVGNNQELEELAVKSPKEITITYGYSRDHRPDLKQFIIEMICSGDGDIPIFLKLASGNQADSSCFGKIAVEYQKQLEVNSLMVADAALYTESNLKMMSELRWLCRVPLSIKAAKSLISTLAESEFIDSTIPGYKLASKIQNYAGIEQRWLVVQSQERKESDLHKLTQKITKAESKAVQDLKKLSQERFACVADAIKALSKLSKQFKYHQIHESTVTQVKSNKKDTSGEISYQISATVSQDESKINTELLSAGRFIIATNVLDSKELSNDSMLREYKAQQSCERGFGFLKDPLFFADSIFLKSPERIESLGMIMGLCLLVYTLAQRHIRNALLESKSTIKNQLGKATNRPTLRWIFQCFQCIHLVTLNQEKHISNWNKDRDFILSLLPDDCLRYYQLVS; encoded by the coding sequence ATGGAAATTCAGAACATAGACCATCTAGGGATAGTAGCAGGAATCATAGATTCAATCGGAATAGTAGAAATAATAAATGAATTAATAGGAGTCGAAAAAGACGAAAAAGTAAATGCAGGTCAAGTGGTAAAAGCCATGATAATAAACGGGTTAGGATTTGTCTCCAAACCGTTATATATGTTTCCCAAATATTTTGAAACAATAGCCTGTGAGCATTTAATAGGAGCAGGAGTAAAACCAGAATATCTCAACGACGATAAATTGGGGAGAGTCATGGATAAACTGTTTATAAAAGGCTTAGATACAATCTTTTTTATCATAGCCTTAAAAGCTGCTCAAAAATTTGGAGTATCACTATCAACATCACATCTAGACTCATCATCAATGCACGTGCATGGGCAGTATAACACTAGCTTACCATTCGTAATATTTGAGAGTCAAAAAGTAGGAAATAACCAAGAATTAGAAGAATTAGCAGTAAAATCACCAAAAGAAATAACCATCACCTACGGTTATTCTCGTGACCATCGTCCAGACTTAAAACAGTTTATCATAGAAATGATATGTTCAGGAGATGGAGACATACCAATATTTTTAAAACTAGCATCGGGAAACCAAGCTGACTCATCATGTTTTGGTAAAATAGCAGTAGAATATCAAAAACAATTAGAAGTTAATAGTCTCATGGTTGCTGACGCTGCTTTATATACAGAATCAAACCTGAAAATGATGTCAGAATTACGTTGGTTATGTCGAGTACCATTAAGCATAAAAGCAGCAAAATCATTAATATCAACATTAGCAGAATCAGAATTTATTGATAGTACAATACCAGGATATAAATTAGCATCAAAAATCCAAAATTATGCAGGGATAGAACAAAGATGGTTAGTAGTGCAAAGTCAAGAAAGAAAAGAATCAGACCTGCATAAGCTCACACAAAAAATTACCAAAGCAGAATCAAAAGCTGTGCAAGATTTGAAAAAGTTATCACAAGAGAGATTTGCATGTGTTGCAGATGCTATCAAGGCATTATCAAAATTATCAAAACAATTCAAATATCATCAAATTCACGAAAGTACGGTGACTCAAGTAAAATCTAATAAAAAAGATACTTCAGGAGAAATATCCTATCAAATATCAGCTACAGTCTCCCAGGATGAAAGTAAAATTAATACAGAATTGCTGAGTGCGGGACGTTTTATTATTGCGACAAATGTTTTAGATTCAAAGGAACTAAGCAATGATTCTATGCTCAGGGAATATAAAGCTCAACAATCATGTGAAAGAGGGTTTGGTTTTCTCAAAGACCCATTATTTTTTGCCGACAGTATTTTCCTCAAAAGTCCTGAGAGAATAGAGTCTTTGGGAATGATTATGGGTTTATGTCTACTGGTTTATACTTTGGCTCAACGTCATATTAGAAATGCTCTTTTGGAGTCTAAATCAACAATTAAAAATCAATTAGGCAAAGCAACTAATCGTCCTACTTTACGCTGGATTTTTCAATGCTTTCAGTGTATTCATTTGGTTACACTCAATCAGGAGAAACATATTTCTAATTGGAATAAGGACAGAGATTTTATCTTGAGTCTTTTACCAGATGATTGTTTACGTTACTATCAATTAGTCAGCTAA